A stretch of the Serratia marcescens genome encodes the following:
- the aroB gene encoding 3-dehydroquinate synthase yields the protein MERITVTLGERSYPITIAAGLFNDPASFMPLKAGEQAMLVTNQTLAPLYLERVRQVLEQGGVVVDQVILPDGEQYKSLAVLEQVFSALLEKPHGRDTTLIALGGGVVGDLTGFAAACYQRGVRFIQVPTTLLSQVDSSVGGKTAVNHPLGKNMIGAFYQPASVVVDLDCLKTLPTRELSSGLAEVIKYGIILDRAFFVWLENNIDALMALDMQALAYCIRRCCELKAEVVAADERESGLRALLNLGHTYGHAIEAEMGYGVWLHGEAVAAGMVMAAETAHRLGQFSVEDIERIKALLLRAGLPVCGPQEMTPESYLPHMLRDKKVLAGELRLVLPTAIGAAEVRGGVGHELVLASIAACLPEQQRN from the coding sequence ATGGAGAGAATTACTGTAACGCTTGGGGAGCGCAGCTACCCGATTACCATCGCCGCCGGATTGTTTAACGATCCGGCTTCTTTTATGCCGTTGAAGGCGGGTGAGCAAGCGATGTTGGTCACCAACCAGACCCTGGCGCCGCTTTATCTGGAGCGTGTCCGGCAGGTGCTGGAGCAGGGTGGCGTCGTGGTGGATCAGGTGATCCTTCCCGATGGTGAGCAGTACAAATCTCTGGCGGTGTTGGAGCAGGTGTTTTCGGCGCTGCTGGAAAAACCGCACGGGCGCGATACCACGCTGATCGCCCTCGGCGGCGGCGTTGTCGGCGATCTGACCGGCTTTGCCGCCGCGTGCTACCAACGCGGCGTGCGCTTCATTCAGGTTCCCACCACGCTGTTGTCGCAGGTGGACTCTTCCGTAGGCGGCAAGACCGCCGTCAACCACCCGCTCGGCAAAAACATGATCGGTGCTTTCTATCAACCCGCTTCGGTGGTGGTTGATCTGGATTGCCTGAAAACGTTGCCGACGCGTGAACTCTCTTCCGGCCTGGCTGAAGTCATCAAATACGGGATCATTCTCGATCGCGCATTCTTCGTCTGGTTGGAAAATAACATTGATGCGCTGATGGCGTTGGATATGCAGGCGTTGGCCTACTGTATCCGTCGCTGCTGTGAACTGAAGGCTGAGGTCGTGGCCGCCGACGAACGCGAAAGCGGCCTGCGCGCCTTGCTGAATCTGGGTCATACTTACGGCCATGCCATCGAAGCCGAAATGGGCTACGGCGTATGGCTGCACGGCGAAGCGGTGGCTGCAGGCATGGTGATGGCGGCGGAAACCGCACACCGTCTCGGCCAGTTCTCGGTTGAAGACATCGAACGCATCAAAGCGCTGCTGCTGCGCGCCGGCTTGCCGGTCTGCGGGCCGCAGGAAATGACGCCGGAATCCTATCTGCCGCACATGTTGCGTGACAAGAAAGTGCTGGCGGGTGAACTGCGTCTGGTGCTGCCGACCGCGATCGGTGCGGCGGAAGTGCGCGGCGGCGTAGGGCATGAGCTGGTGCTGGCGTCGATCGCCGCCTGCCTGCCTGAGCAGCAGCGTAATTAA
- the nudE gene encoding ADP compounds hydrolase NudE, with the protein MDKHLQKPKILKVETVARSRLFNVESVDLEFSNGVRRVYERMRPSDREAVMIVPVIGDDLLLIREYAVGTESYELGFPKGLIDPGEGVLEAANRELMEEVGYGAKRFDFLSKLTMAPSYFSSKMNIVLAHDLYPQSLEGDEPEPLPQVRWPIANMMALLAEPDFREARNVSALFLSEAFLRASR; encoded by the coding sequence ATGGATAAACACCTGCAAAAACCTAAAATTCTGAAAGTGGAAACGGTCGCGCGTTCGCGTTTGTTCAACGTCGAGTCGGTCGATTTGGAATTCAGCAACGGGGTTCGGCGGGTGTATGAGCGCATGCGGCCTTCGGATCGCGAAGCGGTGATGATCGTGCCGGTGATTGGCGATGACCTGCTGCTGATCCGCGAATATGCGGTGGGCACCGAATCCTATGAGCTGGGGTTCCCGAAAGGGCTGATCGATCCCGGTGAGGGCGTGCTGGAAGCGGCCAATCGCGAGCTGATGGAAGAGGTGGGATACGGTGCGAAGCGCTTTGATTTTCTCAGCAAGCTGACGATGGCGCCATCCTATTTTTCCAGCAAAATGAATATTGTGCTGGCGCACGATCTCTACCCGCAGAGCCTGGAAGGGGATGAGCCGGAGCCCTTGCCGCAGGTGCGCTGGCCGATCGCCAACATGATGGCGCTGTTGGCGGAACCGGATTTTCGTGAGGCGCGCAACGTCAGCGCGCTGTTCCTTTCCGAGGCGTTTTTGCGTGCTTCGCGCTGA
- the aroK gene encoding shikimate kinase AroK, whose protein sequence is MAEKRNIFLVGPMGAGKSTIGRQLAQQLNMEFFDSDQEIERRTGADVGWVFDVEGEEGFRDREEKVINELTEKQGIVLATGGGSVKSRETRNRLSARGVVVYLETTIEKQLARTQRDKKRPLLQVDSPPREVLEALAKERNPLYEEIADVTIRTDDQSAKVVANQIINMLESN, encoded by the coding sequence ATGGCAGAGAAACGCAATATCTTTCTGGTTGGGCCTATGGGTGCCGGCAAAAGCACTATTGGCCGTCAGTTAGCTCAGCAACTCAATATGGAGTTCTTCGACTCCGATCAAGAAATTGAGCGACGTACCGGAGCTGACGTGGGCTGGGTATTCGACGTGGAAGGGGAAGAAGGTTTCCGCGATCGTGAAGAAAAAGTCATTAATGAACTGACGGAAAAACAAGGGATTGTGTTGGCGACCGGCGGCGGTTCGGTGAAGTCGCGCGAAACGCGCAACCGTCTGTCCGCGCGCGGTGTGGTGGTCTATCTGGAAACCACGATCGAGAAACAACTGGCTCGTACCCAGCGTGATAAAAAGCGCCCGCTGCTGCAGGTTGATTCTCCGCCGCGTGAAGTGCTGGAAGCCTTGGCGAAAGAGCGCAATCCGTTGTATGAAGAGATTGCCGATGTCACCATCCGCACCGACGATCAGAGCGCTAAAGTGGTTGCCAACCAGATCATCAACATGCTGGAAAGCAACTGA
- a CDS encoding DNA utilization family protein, with the protein MSKRPGRWWWLLWPWALCAEPRDPFAPPPLPVCAQTAASPAGWRLKGVIGQPTLRYGWVVTPAGQWLRLRPPQRVLAERWQVTQVQARSLTLKALAAEPDCPASQGDISLMIDNKDGKP; encoded by the coding sequence ATGAGTAAAAGACCCGGCCGCTGGTGGTGGCTGCTATGGCCATGGGCCTTATGCGCTGAACCGCGCGACCCGTTTGCGCCGCCTCCGCTGCCTGTTTGTGCCCAAACGGCGGCATCGCCGGCAGGCTGGCGACTGAAAGGCGTCATCGGGCAACCGACGCTGCGCTATGGCTGGGTGGTGACGCCGGCGGGGCAATGGTTGCGCCTGCGGCCGCCGCAGCGGGTGCTGGCCGAGCGCTGGCAGGTGACGCAGGTGCAGGCGCGCAGCCTGACGTTAAAGGCGCTGGCGGCCGAACCGGATTGCCCGGCGAGCCAGGGCGACATCTCGCTGATGATAGACAACAAGGATGGCAAACCATGA
- the pilM gene encoding pilus assembly protein PilM gives MFPQAWQVGLDIQIDCVRAVAAQRRRNGWQLRHWWQQALPQAVLRDGCLEPTEFLIRVLRQWRVQLPRHISLRIALPAQRVLQQRMARPDARLREPERSDYIGGHGLKQFPLDGQTLALDYRAAPADEAALLLTAARRQELQQWLHCLRQAGLYPQAVDITPCALRMMATAAGVPPAAGLMHRLEREWLWVAPADGAFAFGLAPGDDDAQALRALQAQMPAGDDRPVYAGSVLAGALPAGCLAWSPLSAFTQLRPPLPAHPSAFALAGGLALREEDR, from the coding sequence ATGTTCCCTCAAGCATGGCAGGTGGGGCTGGATATACAAATCGACTGCGTGCGGGCGGTGGCGGCCCAACGCCGCCGCAACGGCTGGCAGTTGCGCCACTGGTGGCAGCAAGCGCTGCCGCAGGCGGTTTTACGTGACGGCTGTCTGGAACCTACCGAATTCCTGATCCGGGTGCTGCGGCAATGGCGCGTCCAACTGCCGCGACATATTTCCTTACGCATTGCCCTGCCGGCGCAGCGCGTGTTGCAGCAGCGCATGGCGCGGCCGGACGCGCGGCTGCGCGAACCGGAACGCAGCGACTATATCGGTGGCCACGGTTTGAAGCAGTTCCCGCTCGACGGCCAGACGCTGGCGCTCGACTATCGCGCCGCACCGGCGGATGAGGCGGCGCTGCTGTTGACCGCCGCGCGGCGGCAGGAGCTGCAGCAGTGGCTGCATTGTCTGCGTCAGGCCGGCCTGTATCCACAAGCGGTCGATATCACCCCCTGCGCGCTGCGGATGATGGCGACGGCGGCAGGTGTGCCGCCCGCCGCGGGGCTGATGCACCGTCTCGAACGAGAATGGCTGTGGGTGGCGCCGGCCGACGGCGCGTTCGCCTTTGGCCTGGCACCGGGCGACGATGACGCGCAGGCGCTGCGGGCACTGCAAGCCCAGATGCCGGCGGGCGACGATCGGCCGGTCTATGCTGGCAGCGTACTGGCGGGAGCCTTGCCCGCCGGTTGCCTTGCCTGGTCGCCGCTCAGCGCCTTCACGCAGCTGCGTCCGCCGTTGCCTGCGCATCCTTCGGCGTTCGCGTTGGCCGGTGGTCTGGCGCTGCGTGAGGAGGATCGCTGA
- the mrcA gene encoding peptidoglycan glycosyltransferase/peptidoglycan DD-transpeptidase MrcA, with amino-acid sequence MKFVKYLLILAVCCIVLGAASIFGLYKYVEPQLPDVATLKDVRLQIPMQVYSADGELIAQYGEKRRIPLKLDQIPPVMVHAFIATEDSRFYDHHGVDPVGIFRAASIALVSGHASQGASTITQQLARNFFLSPERTLMRKIKEAFLAVRIEQMLTKDEILELYLNKIYLGYRAYGVGAAAQVYFGKDVSQLTLSEMATIAGLPKAPSTFNPLYSHDRAVARRNVVLSRMLDEHYITQAQYDQARSEDLVANYHAPEISFSAPYLSEMVRQEMIKRYGENAYTDGYKVYTTVTKRLQLAAQESVRNNVLAYDMRHGYRGPSNVLWKVGEAAWDRKQIVDSLKNLPNYGPLAPAVITAANPQEATAMLADGSSIALPMATMRWARPYRSDTQQGPTPKRVTDVVQAGQQVWVRKVNEAWWLSQVPDVNSALVSINPNDGAVKALVGGFDFNQSKFNRVTQALRQVGSNIKPFLYTAAMDKGLTLATILNDLPITRWDAGAGTDWRPKNSPPTYDGPIRLRQGLGQSKNVVMVRAMRAMGVDYAAEYLQRFGFPAQNIVHTESLALGSASFTPMQLVRGYAVLANGGYLVDPYFITKIEDDNGNTVFEAKPKVVCSSCNLPVIYGDTHRSAVLSDDNIENVATSQEGNNSTVPMPQLEQVTPAQVQQDGDQQFAPHVISTQLAFLIHDALNSNIFGEPGWMGTAWRAGRDLKRHDIGGKTGTTNSSKDAWFSGYGPDTVTSVWIGFDDHRRDLGRSTVSGAIPDQISGGEGGAKSAQPAWDDFMKTALEGIPEQKVTPPPGIISVTIDKSSGKLSGGGGGSRSEYFIEGTQPTDYPSRDTGTTLTDPGGESHELF; translated from the coding sequence GTGAAGTTCGTAAAGTATTTACTAATCCTTGCAGTATGTTGCATCGTGCTGGGAGCAGCCTCGATTTTCGGCTTGTACAAATATGTCGAGCCGCAGCTGCCCGACGTCGCAACGCTGAAAGATGTGCGGCTGCAGATACCGATGCAGGTCTACAGCGCCGATGGCGAACTGATCGCCCAATACGGCGAGAAGCGCCGCATTCCGCTGAAACTGGATCAAATTCCGCCGGTGATGGTGCACGCATTCATCGCCACCGAAGACAGCCGCTTCTATGATCACCACGGCGTCGATCCGGTCGGCATCTTCCGCGCCGCCTCCATCGCGTTGGTCTCCGGCCACGCTTCGCAGGGGGCCAGTACCATTACCCAACAGCTGGCGCGTAACTTCTTCTTAAGCCCGGAACGCACCCTGATGCGTAAAATCAAGGAAGCCTTCCTGGCGGTACGCATCGAGCAAATGCTCACCAAGGATGAAATCCTTGAGCTGTATCTGAACAAGATCTATCTGGGTTACCGCGCCTACGGCGTGGGCGCCGCCGCGCAGGTCTATTTCGGCAAAGACGTCAGCCAACTGACCCTGAGCGAAATGGCGACCATCGCCGGCCTGCCGAAAGCACCGTCCACCTTCAACCCGCTCTATTCGCACGATCGCGCCGTTGCCCGTCGCAACGTGGTGCTGTCGCGCATGCTGGACGAACACTACATCACGCAGGCGCAGTACGATCAGGCGCGTTCCGAAGATCTGGTCGCCAATTACCATGCGCCGGAAATCAGCTTCTCCGCGCCGTATCTCTCCGAGATGGTGCGTCAGGAGATGATCAAGCGCTACGGTGAAAACGCCTATACCGACGGTTACAAGGTTTACACTACCGTCACCAAACGGCTGCAGCTGGCGGCGCAGGAGTCAGTGCGCAACAACGTGCTGGCCTATGACATGCGCCACGGCTACCGCGGCCCGTCCAACGTATTGTGGAAAGTCGGCGAAGCGGCCTGGGATCGCAAACAGATTGTCGATTCGCTGAAAAACCTGCCGAACTACGGCCCGCTGGCGCCGGCGGTGATCACCGCCGCCAACCCGCAGGAAGCGACGGCGATGCTGGCCGACGGCAGCAGCATTGCCCTGCCGATGGCGACCATGCGCTGGGCGCGGCCATACCGTTCAGACACGCAGCAAGGCCCAACGCCGAAACGCGTCACCGACGTGGTGCAGGCCGGCCAGCAGGTGTGGGTGCGTAAAGTGAACGAGGCCTGGTGGCTGTCGCAGGTGCCGGACGTCAACTCGGCGCTGGTCTCGATCAACCCGAACGACGGCGCGGTGAAAGCGCTGGTCGGCGGTTTCGATTTCAACCAGAGCAAGTTCAACCGCGTCACGCAGGCTCTGCGCCAGGTCGGATCGAACATCAAACCGTTCCTGTACACCGCCGCGATGGATAAAGGCCTGACGCTGGCCACTATTCTGAACGACTTGCCGATTACCCGTTGGGATGCCGGCGCCGGCACCGATTGGCGGCCGAAGAACTCGCCGCCGACCTACGACGGCCCGATTCGCCTGCGGCAGGGGCTGGGGCAATCGAAGAACGTGGTGATGGTGCGCGCGATGCGCGCGATGGGCGTTGACTACGCGGCGGAATATCTGCAGCGCTTCGGCTTCCCGGCGCAGAATATCGTGCATACCGAATCGCTGGCGCTGGGTTCCGCCTCCTTCACCCCGATGCAGCTGGTGCGCGGCTACGCGGTGCTGGCGAACGGTGGTTACCTGGTCGACCCGTACTTCATCACCAAGATTGAAGACGACAACGGCAATACGGTGTTCGAAGCCAAACCGAAAGTGGTGTGCAGCAGCTGTAACCTGCCGGTGATCTACGGCGACACCCACCGTTCGGCAGTGCTGTCCGACGACAACATCGAAAACGTCGCCACCTCGCAGGAAGGCAACAACAGCACGGTGCCGATGCCGCAGCTGGAGCAGGTCACCCCGGCTCAGGTGCAACAGGACGGCGACCAACAGTTTGCGCCGCACGTCATCAGCACACAGCTGGCCTTCCTGATCCACGACGCGCTGAACAGCAACATCTTCGGCGAACCGGGTTGGATGGGTACCGCCTGGCGCGCCGGGCGCGATCTGAAACGTCATGATATCGGCGGCAAAACCGGTACCACCAACAGTTCCAAGGACGCCTGGTTCTCCGGCTATGGCCCAGATACCGTGACCTCAGTGTGGATCGGTTTCGACGATCACCGCCGCGACCTGGGCCGTTCGACGGTATCCGGCGCCATCCCGGATCAGATTTCCGGCGGCGAAGGCGGTGCCAAGAGCGCCCAGCCGGCGTGGGACGACTTCATGAAGACCGCGCTGGAAGGCATTCCGGAGCAGAAAGTCACGCCGCCGCCGGGCATCATCAGCGTCACCATCGACAAAAGCAGCGGCAAGCTCTCTGGCGGCGGCGGCGGCAGCCGTTCCGAGTACTTCATTGAGGGAACTCAGCCGACGGACTACCCATCGCGCGATACCGGCACCACGTTGACCGATCCGGGCGGTGAAAGCCACGAGCTGTTCTGA
- a CDS encoding PilN domain-containing protein, giving the protein MYQVNFMPWRQRRDRRRGYFWLGVLLLQVTALLLALFLVAGQLRHQQAQWQARLAMLGEELAALTLLVRQQQQERAQRVLHSARAERQASNAQHNRRYLQLLQQLSSSIPPPLWLTALDSDAVNGLRLRGLSRSPAAITQFERRLAGIPAMPWLRLAEVAQREDGLYSFHLAAQWGRDG; this is encoded by the coding sequence ATGTATCAGGTCAACTTTATGCCCTGGCGCCAGCGCCGCGATCGCCGGCGCGGCTATTTCTGGCTGGGCGTGCTGCTGTTGCAGGTAACGGCGCTGCTGCTGGCACTGTTCCTGGTCGCCGGCCAGCTGCGTCACCAACAGGCGCAGTGGCAGGCGCGGCTGGCGATGCTGGGTGAAGAGCTGGCGGCATTGACGTTGCTCGTCCGTCAGCAGCAGCAAGAGCGGGCGCAGCGAGTGCTGCACAGCGCCCGCGCCGAACGGCAGGCGAGCAACGCCCAACATAACCGGCGTTATTTGCAGCTGCTGCAGCAATTGTCCTCCAGTATCCCTCCACCGCTGTGGCTCACGGCGTTGGACAGCGATGCGGTGAACGGCCTGCGGCTGCGTGGGTTGAGCCGCTCTCCTGCGGCCATCACGCAGTTCGAACGGCGGCTGGCGGGGATACCTGCGATGCCATGGCTGCGTTTGGCTGAGGTGGCGCAACGCGAAGACGGCCTGTACTCCTTTCATCTGGCGGCGCAGTGGGGGCGTGATGGATAG
- the hofQ gene encoding DNA uptake porin HofQ: MKGRAGLGMALWCLALGASQAQDKQVISLEFQDAPVTVILQALADYRQMNLIAAPGVSGNLTLRLENVPWPQALALTLRMGKLTMTREGNVMLISPEPDAQEKRQQREALAQRQPLHSLTLTLQNGDAAEIAESLNAQRGALLSERGSVLADKRTNTLLLRDTAPILAQLKKRVTEMDAPLAQVQLAAHIVTINSESLRELGVRWGLAADDRPAQPLRPGNLGVNLPLERSAVNAGFHLARISGRLLSLELTALEQENQVEIIASPRLLTAHLQTASIKQGTEIPYEVSSGASGATAIEFKEAVLGMEVTPKVLPDGRITLTLHISQNMPGRAISRGAGEALTIDKQEIKTQITVKSGETLVLGGIFQRHSGKTADKVPGLGDAPLLGSLFRQSGAQQKKRELVIFITPTLIKG; encoded by the coding sequence ATGAAAGGACGCGCTGGACTGGGCATGGCGCTGTGGTGCCTGGCGCTCGGCGCCTCACAGGCGCAGGATAAACAAGTTATTTCGCTGGAGTTTCAGGATGCGCCGGTCACGGTCATCCTGCAGGCGCTGGCGGATTATCGGCAGATGAACCTGATCGCCGCGCCCGGCGTGAGCGGCAACCTGACGCTGCGGCTGGAGAATGTGCCCTGGCCTCAGGCGCTGGCGCTGACCCTGCGCATGGGCAAGCTGACGATGACGCGGGAGGGCAACGTGATGCTGATCTCGCCGGAGCCGGACGCGCAGGAAAAAAGGCAGCAGCGAGAGGCGCTGGCGCAGCGGCAACCGCTGCACAGCCTGACCCTGACGTTACAGAACGGCGATGCGGCGGAGATTGCCGAAAGCCTCAATGCCCAACGCGGCGCCTTGCTCAGCGAGCGGGGCAGCGTGCTGGCGGATAAGCGCACCAATACGCTGCTGCTGCGCGACACGGCGCCAATCCTGGCGCAGTTGAAAAAACGGGTGACGGAAATGGACGCGCCGCTGGCACAGGTGCAACTGGCGGCGCATATCGTGACCATCAACAGCGAAAGCCTGCGTGAACTCGGCGTGCGTTGGGGGTTGGCGGCCGACGACAGGCCAGCGCAGCCGCTGCGGCCGGGCAATCTCGGCGTTAACCTGCCACTGGAGCGCAGCGCGGTGAACGCCGGTTTCCATCTGGCGCGCATCAGCGGGCGTTTGCTGAGCCTCGAGCTGACGGCGCTGGAGCAGGAGAATCAGGTGGAGATCATCGCCAGCCCGCGTTTGCTGACGGCGCACCTGCAAACCGCCAGCATCAAACAGGGGACGGAGATCCCTTACGAAGTGTCGAGCGGCGCCAGCGGTGCGACCGCCATCGAGTTCAAAGAGGCGGTGCTGGGCATGGAGGTGACGCCGAAAGTGTTGCCGGACGGGCGCATCACGCTGACCTTGCACATCAGCCAAAATATGCCGGGGCGCGCCATCAGCCGCGGGGCGGGGGAGGCATTGACCATCGATAAACAGGAGATTAAGACGCAGATCACGGTGAAAAGCGGTGAAACCCTGGTGCTCGGCGGCATTTTTCAACGGCATAGCGGCAAGACGGCGGACAAGGTACCGGGATTGGGGGATGCGCCGTTATTGGGAAGCTTGTTCCGACAAAGCGGCGCACAACAGAAAAAACGCGAGTTGGTGATCTTCATTACGCCGACCCTGATTAAGGGATAA
- a CDS encoding SPOR domain-containing protein — protein sequence MDEFKPEDDLRPDSSDRRPTRSRKPAAAPRFAVSRQHLMIGIGILVLLLLIIGIGSALKAPTKHEAAQESAAQNGAARDINLSGSSSLTTANNGVPGGTTDTHDNNGVSVTQPQQPQNVSVPPISGTPTEAQTQPQQGGAQQRVDLPGNMADALSQQQGQVDAATQGVTGAASTLPTAPATVMSGAAAREATRPVQGTAPQQHKTPAKTAATKPTATQHKSPTTVYTPPAKPSSTAKAGAVASSGSSLQSAPGSHYTLQLSSASRSDTLNAYAKQQKLQNYLVYATKRDGKPWFVLVSGNYASSAEAKRAIASLPADVQAKKPWVRPVHQVQQDLKK from the coding sequence ATGGACGAGTTTAAACCGGAAGACGATCTCAGACCTGATAGCAGCGATCGTCGTCCTACGCGTTCGCGCAAGCCGGCAGCCGCGCCGCGCTTCGCCGTTTCGCGTCAGCATTTGATGATTGGCATCGGCATTTTGGTGCTGTTGCTGCTGATTATCGGCATCGGTTCCGCCTTGAAGGCGCCGACCAAGCATGAGGCGGCTCAGGAGAGCGCTGCGCAAAACGGCGCGGCCCGCGATATTAACCTGTCCGGTTCTTCGTCGCTGACCACCGCCAACAACGGCGTGCCGGGCGGCACCACGGATACCCACGACAACAATGGCGTGAGCGTGACTCAGCCACAGCAACCGCAGAACGTCAGCGTTCCGCCGATTTCCGGCACGCCGACCGAAGCGCAAACTCAGCCTCAACAAGGCGGTGCGCAGCAGCGCGTCGATCTGCCGGGCAACATGGCGGATGCGCTGTCGCAGCAGCAGGGGCAGGTGGATGCCGCGACCCAGGGCGTGACCGGCGCAGCGTCGACGCTGCCGACCGCACCGGCGACGGTGATGAGCGGCGCCGCAGCGCGCGAAGCGACGCGTCCTGTGCAGGGCACCGCGCCGCAACAGCATAAAACGCCGGCGAAAACCGCCGCCACCAAACCGACCGCGACGCAGCATAAATCACCGACCACGGTGTATACGCCGCCGGCCAAACCGTCTTCCACCGCGAAAGCGGGAGCGGTCGCCAGCAGCGGCAGTTCGCTGCAGTCTGCGCCGGGCAGCCACTATACCTTGCAACTGAGCAGCGCTTCGCGTTCCGATACGCTGAACGCCTATGCCAAGCAGCAGAAGTTGCAGAACTACCTGGTGTACGCCACCAAGCGTGACGGCAAGCCGTGGTTCGTGCTGGTGAGCGGCAACTATGCGTCTTCCGCAGAAGCGAAGCGCGCCATTGCTTCGTTGCCGGCGGATGTGCAGGCGAAAAAACCGTGGGTCCGACCTGTACACCAAGTGCAGCAAGATCTTAAAAAATAA
- the dam gene encoding adenine-specific DNA-methyltransferase encodes MKKNRAFLKWAGGKYPLVDEIRRHLPAGDCLIEPFVGAGSVFLNTDYDAYILADINSDLINLYNIVKLRTDDFVRDARTLFADEFNNSDQFYLLREEFNTSTEPYRRALLFLYLNRHCYNGLCRYNLRGEFNVPFGRYKKPYFPEEELYWFAEKSRNATFVCEHYRDTMAKAVAGAVVYCDPPYAPLSATANFTAYHTNSFSIADQQSLAKLAHQLSVESQVPVLISNHDTELTRDWYQNAALYVVKARRTISRNILGRSKVNELLALYR; translated from the coding sequence ATGAAGAAAAACCGCGCTTTTTTAAAATGGGCTGGTGGAAAATACCCGCTGGTAGATGAGATTCGTCGCCATCTGCCGGCGGGAGACTGCTTAATCGAGCCCTTCGTGGGTGCGGGATCTGTCTTTCTGAATACGGATTACGACGCCTACATTCTCGCCGACATCAATAGCGATCTTATCAACCTGTATAACATCGTTAAGCTGCGCACGGATGACTTCGTGCGCGATGCCCGCACGCTTTTCGCCGATGAATTCAATAACTCGGATCAGTTTTACCTGCTGCGAGAAGAGTTCAATACTAGCACCGAGCCTTACCGCCGGGCGCTGCTGTTCCTGTACCTGAACCGCCACTGCTATAACGGCCTGTGCCGCTATAACCTGCGCGGCGAGTTTAACGTGCCGTTTGGCCGGTACAAGAAACCGTACTTCCCGGAAGAAGAGCTCTACTGGTTTGCCGAAAAATCGCGCAATGCCACTTTTGTCTGCGAGCATTACCGCGATACCATGGCGAAGGCCGTGGCCGGTGCCGTGGTGTATTGCGATCCGCCTTATGCGCCGCTGTCGGCGACGGCGAATTTCACCGCTTACCACACCAACAGCTTCAGCATCGCCGATCAGCAAAGCCTGGCGAAATTGGCGCACCAGCTCTCGGTAGAGAGCCAGGTACCGGTATTGATCTCCAATCACGATACCGAGCTGACGCGCGACTGGTACCAGAATGCTGCGTTGTATGTGGTGAAAGCGCGCCGCACAATCAGCCGCAACATTCTCGGCCGCAGCAAAGTGAACGAGCTTTTGGCGCTGTATCGCTAA